GAAAGATGTTGCTTATTTCCTACAAGTAAGTACTCGTGACCACGAATACGCTGATTCAGCTAGAAGTTATATCGGATTCAGAACTGTTCAAGATTACATGGGAACTCAAGTAACTGGTAACGGAAACGGAAGCAAAAGAAAGTAATTTATAATTTTATCAATATCCAACAAATCTATTTTAAACCTAAAAAAAAAGTATTATGGCATTATTAAGTAAAAAAGCAATGAATTTCGCTTATGGTATGGGAGCGGCAGTGGTAATCGTTGGAGCTTTATTCAAAATTACTCACTTTGAAATTGGACCATTAACAGGAACAGTTATGCTTTCAGTAGGATTAGTGACTGAAGCGTTAATTTTTGCGCTTTCTGCTTTCGAACCAGTAGAGGACGAGTTAGATTGGACTCTTGTTTACCCAGAATTAGCTAATGGACAAGCTAGAAAAAAAGAGGTTAAAGCTGAAAACCCAACTGAGGCTCAAGGATTATTATCTCAAAAATTAGATACTTTATTAAAAGAAGCTAAAATTGACGGTGAATTAATGTCAAGTTTAGGAAACAGTATCAAAAACTTCGAATCTGCTGCTAAAGGAATTGCTCCAACTGTAGATTCAATTGCAGGACAAAAGAAATATTCTGAAGAATTATCTGTTGCTGCTGCTCAAATGGAATCATTAAACAGTTTATATAAAGTACAGTTAGAAAGCGCTTCTAGAAACGCTGAAGCTAACAAAGAAATCGCTGAAAACGCTTCTAAATTAAAAGAGCAAATGGCATCTATGACTGCTAATATTGCTTCTTTAAACAGTGTTTACGGTGGTATGCTTTCTGCAATGAGTAACAAAGGATAATTAGTTTTCAACTAATATTAAATTTATTAATAAAGAACTAATTAGAAAAAAATGGCAGGAGGAAAATTA
This portion of the Flavobacterium panacagri genome encodes:
- the gldL gene encoding gliding motility protein GldL, giving the protein MALLSKKAMNFAYGMGAAVVIVGALFKITHFEIGPLTGTVMLSVGLVTEALIFALSAFEPVEDELDWTLVYPELANGQARKKEVKAENPTEAQGLLSQKLDTLLKEAKIDGELMSSLGNSIKNFESAAKGIAPTVDSIAGQKKYSEELSVAAAQMESLNSLYKVQLESASRNAEANKEIAENASKLKEQMASMTANIASLNSVYGGMLSAMSNKG